In Synechococcus sp. UW69, the following are encoded in one genomic region:
- a CDS encoding phosphoglucomutase/phosphomannomutase family protein, with the protein MASAPLPLSPAPIKFGTDGWRGIIGVDITVDRLLPVAAAAAQELAHRAPEGHNSRTVVIGYDRRFLAPELAEAIASAVRGCELEPLLTDTAVPTPACSWAVVERKALGALVITASHNPPEWLGLKIKGPFGGSVEGDFTAAVERRLAAGGITAPIKAEVPRFDGRGEHLEGLRRKLDLTALLRGLKAINLKVIVDPMHGSAAGCVTELLGPEAHGVVEEIRTDRNPLFGGHPPEPLATYLEELITAVKTSTDAGSPAVGLVFDGDGDRIAAVDETGRFCSTQLLMPLLIDHLARARQLPGAVVKTVSGSDLMRLVAEAQGRDVLELAVGFKYIAAEMLAGDVLIGGEESGGVGFGMHLPERDALFAAMLVLEALVEGKQPLGARLDTLQAQHGGSSHYDRFDLRLADMEARRRLETLLAQSTPSTIAGAKVLEVITTDGIKLRMGPSHWLMLRFSGTEPLLRLYCEGPDADRVDAVLAWGRQFAEAA; encoded by the coding sequence ATGGCATCGGCTCCCCTCCCCCTAAGCCCAGCTCCAATCAAGTTCGGCACCGATGGCTGGCGCGGAATCATCGGTGTCGACATCACCGTGGATCGCTTATTGCCCGTTGCCGCTGCCGCGGCCCAGGAGCTCGCGCATCGCGCCCCAGAAGGCCACAACAGCCGAACGGTGGTCATCGGTTATGACCGGCGCTTCCTGGCTCCCGAACTAGCGGAAGCCATCGCCTCCGCCGTGCGGGGTTGTGAACTCGAGCCCCTACTAACGGACACCGCTGTCCCCACACCGGCCTGCAGCTGGGCCGTGGTGGAGCGCAAAGCCCTTGGAGCGCTGGTCATCACCGCCAGTCACAACCCGCCGGAATGGCTGGGGCTGAAGATCAAAGGCCCCTTCGGCGGGTCAGTCGAGGGCGACTTCACTGCCGCCGTCGAACGACGACTGGCCGCCGGCGGCATCACAGCACCGATCAAAGCGGAGGTCCCCCGTTTTGATGGTCGGGGCGAGCATCTCGAAGGTCTCCGCCGCAAGCTCGATCTCACCGCACTGCTGCGGGGCCTCAAGGCCATCAACCTGAAGGTGATCGTGGATCCGATGCATGGCTCAGCCGCCGGGTGTGTGACGGAGCTGCTCGGGCCTGAGGCCCATGGGGTGGTGGAGGAAATCCGCACCGATCGCAATCCTTTATTTGGTGGTCATCCGCCGGAACCCCTTGCGACCTATCTCGAAGAGCTGATCACAGCGGTGAAGACCTCAACCGACGCCGGGAGCCCTGCCGTGGGATTGGTCTTCGACGGCGATGGGGACCGCATTGCCGCTGTGGATGAAACCGGTCGGTTCTGCAGCACCCAGCTGCTGATGCCCCTGCTGATCGATCACCTGGCCCGCGCCCGGCAGCTGCCTGGAGCAGTGGTCAAGACCGTGAGCGGATCTGATCTAATGCGGCTGGTGGCGGAAGCGCAGGGACGCGATGTTCTTGAGCTCGCTGTGGGCTTCAAGTACATCGCCGCGGAGATGCTGGCGGGGGACGTGCTGATCGGCGGCGAGGAGTCTGGTGGAGTTGGCTTCGGCATGCACCTGCCCGAGCGGGATGCACTGTTCGCAGCAATGCTGGTGCTGGAAGCCCTTGTTGAAGGGAAGCAACCCCTGGGAGCTCGACTGGATACTCTCCAAGCGCAGCACGGAGGAAGTAGCCACTACGACCGCTTCGACCTGCGACTGGCTGACATGGAGGCACGCCGACGGCTCGAGACGCTGCTTGCCCAGAGCACACCTTCGACCATCGCAGGGGCAAAGGTGCTGGAGGTGATCACCACAGACGGGATCAAACTGAGAATGGGGCCCAGCCACTGGCTGATGCTGCGCTTTTCCGGAACCGAACCTCTACTGCGGCTCTACTGCGAAGGGCCCGATGCCGATCGGGTGGATGCTGTGCTGGCCTGGGGCAGGCAGTTCGCGGAGGCCGCATGA
- a CDS encoding TM0106 family RecB-like putative nuclease, which translates to MGDTPPADNALTDRLLRSWLRCRRKAWLDRHGNPAERRWTAHRNLLLDDQQRCFVGLMPRKPGHGLAACVAGADAVVGLRLKGLGPSGEPLEAHPPLLRRVKGQSRWGDFAYQPVLARQGRRTTREHQLPLALMALLLEQVQQGDVPSMLVLGGGGWRLEQERVHLSNSMRRQLSEGLRKLREDLERSVPPPLAADRRKCSLCSWRGVCNAVAAEQGHLSEVSGIGAKRREMLLELGIRGLSDLAAADPMQLAVQLQRFGDQHGEVAAALVAQARAQRDGRVERLDAAPALPELRDCPGVLLYDIESDPDARHDFLHGFLVLHRTERGGWDLASVAYHPILVLAEHGEPRCWLRLQRLLDHYRGWPILHYGETESLALRRLAERQGVDEAELQQLRHRLVDVHARVRRHWRLPLASYGLKAVAGWQGFLWTQPGADGARALLWWRQWQGDGPDRRGNRHGLRWIFDYNRDDCLATWAVAAWLLQQDQTSGS; encoded by the coding sequence ATGGGTGACACCCCGCCTGCCGACAACGCCCTCACCGACCGGTTGCTGCGCAGTTGGCTGCGTTGTCGTCGCAAGGCCTGGCTCGATCGCCACGGAAATCCTGCTGAGCGACGTTGGACTGCCCATCGCAATCTGCTGCTGGATGACCAGCAGCGATGTTTTGTGGGATTGATGCCCCGCAAACCAGGCCATGGCTTGGCCGCCTGTGTTGCCGGTGCCGACGCCGTGGTGGGTCTGCGCCTGAAGGGTCTGGGCCCTTCCGGGGAACCGTTGGAGGCGCATCCTCCCCTGCTCAGGCGGGTCAAGGGCCAGAGCCGCTGGGGCGATTTCGCCTATCAACCGGTGCTGGCACGTCAGGGCCGCCGCACCACCCGGGAACATCAGCTTCCTCTGGCGCTGATGGCTCTGCTGCTCGAGCAGGTGCAACAGGGCGATGTCCCATCCATGCTGGTTCTCGGCGGCGGCGGCTGGCGGCTGGAACAGGAGCGGGTCCATCTGTCGAACAGCATGCGGCGACAGCTTTCGGAAGGGTTGCGCAAACTGCGTGAGGACCTTGAGCGGTCGGTCCCCCCTCCTCTGGCAGCCGATCGACGCAAGTGCTCACTCTGCAGCTGGCGGGGTGTTTGCAACGCCGTGGCGGCGGAGCAAGGGCATCTAAGTGAGGTCAGCGGCATCGGAGCCAAGCGCCGCGAGATGTTGCTGGAGCTTGGGATTCGCGGCCTATCTGATCTGGCCGCTGCTGATCCGATGCAGCTCGCTGTGCAGCTTCAACGCTTCGGTGATCAGCATGGTGAGGTGGCTGCAGCCTTGGTGGCCCAGGCCAGGGCGCAGCGCGATGGTCGGGTGGAACGTTTGGACGCTGCACCGGCACTTCCGGAACTTCGTGACTGCCCTGGTGTGCTCCTTTACGACATCGAATCCGACCCCGACGCCCGTCACGACTTTCTCCACGGTTTTCTGGTCTTACACAGAACCGAACGTGGGGGCTGGGACCTCGCTTCAGTGGCTTATCACCCGATCCTGGTCCTGGCCGAGCACGGTGAACCCCGTTGCTGGCTTCGGTTGCAACGCCTGCTGGATCACTACCGGGGGTGGCCAATTCTTCACTACGGGGAAACAGAAAGCCTGGCCTTGCGACGCTTGGCCGAGCGGCAAGGTGTCGATGAGGCTGAACTGCAGCAACTTCGTCACCGTCTCGTGGATGTTCATGCCCGGGTGCGGCGTCACTGGCGCTTGCCATTGGCCAGTTACGGCCTCAAGGCCGTGGCCGGTTGGCAGGGGTTCCTTTGGACTCAGCCCGGTGCTGACGGGGCCAGGGCCTTGTTGTGGTGGCGGCAGTGGCAGGGCGATGGCCCTGATCGACGCGGCAACAGGCATGGGCTGCGCTGGATCTTCGATTACAACCGCGATGACTGCCTAGCCACCTGGGCCGTTGCTGCCTGGTTGCTGCAACAGGATCAGACGTCGGGATCCTGA
- a CDS encoding folate-binding protein YgfZ: MTMLFWDANLPRLRLNGSGARQFLQGQTSADLSTLHPGDLLQTCWLTATGRLRAVLEVRLDADGADVIVLAGDASAVQAGFDQVIFPADRIRLQPLDQLRRLQWLEPNTAAAWFEPNAALPEPWASGQPVNAAVLERWRLQSGFPPGPGELNGETNPLELGLVARISTEKGCYLGQETMAKLIGKARVKQELRYWSCRSPLSSATKLTLKGERAGVITSALEHDNAWIGLALVRRQCLASETLEGPNGELLQISRPEAFQDPDV, from the coding sequence ATGACCATGCTGTTTTGGGACGCCAACCTTCCCCGGCTGCGCCTGAACGGCAGCGGAGCGCGCCAGTTTCTCCAAGGCCAGACCAGTGCTGACCTCAGCACACTCCACCCTGGAGATCTGCTTCAAACCTGCTGGCTAACGGCGACGGGACGCTTGCGTGCGGTGCTGGAAGTCCGTCTGGATGCGGACGGAGCTGATGTGATCGTTCTGGCGGGGGATGCATCTGCCGTTCAGGCCGGATTCGATCAAGTGATCTTTCCGGCCGATCGGATACGACTCCAGCCTCTGGACCAGCTGCGCCGGCTGCAGTGGCTGGAGCCCAACACTGCTGCGGCCTGGTTCGAGCCAAATGCGGCACTGCCGGAACCTTGGGCATCCGGACAGCCCGTCAATGCAGCAGTGTTGGAGCGTTGGCGGCTCCAGAGCGGCTTCCCACCGGGACCCGGTGAACTCAATGGCGAGACCAACCCTCTGGAACTCGGACTCGTCGCACGGATCAGCACAGAGAAGGGCTGCTATCTGGGCCAGGAGACCATGGCCAAACTCATCGGGAAAGCGAGGGTGAAACAAGAGCTGCGCTATTGGAGCTGCCGCAGCCCGCTGTCGAGCGCCACAAAACTCACGCTGAAGGGAGAGCGGGCCGGGGTGATCACCAGTGCTCTCGAACACGACAACGCGTGGATTGGACTAGCCCTGGTACGCCGCCAATGTCTTGCCAGTGAAACGCTGGAGGGACCCAATGGAGAACTGCTCCAGATCAGCCGACCTGAGGCGTTTCAGGATCCCGACGTCTGA
- the pyrE gene encoding orotate phosphoribosyltransferase, with product MPESSSVLTERENLLHRLATLAYRRGDFTLASGRKSEHYVNCKPVSLSGSGLALISRAMLTHVEADAVAVAGLTLGADPLVSGVAMAAADQGRNLDALIVRKEAKGHGTGAWLEGPLPAPGSLITVLEDVVTTGGSSLKAVRQLRDAGYGVNRVVTIVDREEGGDAAMAADDLKLISLYKLTEIAAFTPG from the coding sequence ATGCCTGAATCGTCGAGTGTCCTGACTGAGCGGGAGAACCTGCTGCACCGCCTGGCCACCCTGGCCTACCGGCGCGGAGACTTCACCCTTGCCTCAGGCCGCAAGAGCGAGCATTACGTGAACTGCAAGCCCGTGAGCCTGAGCGGCTCCGGACTGGCCTTGATCAGTCGGGCCATGCTGACGCACGTGGAAGCTGATGCGGTCGCCGTGGCCGGCCTCACCCTCGGTGCCGACCCACTAGTAAGTGGTGTCGCCATGGCCGCCGCCGATCAGGGCCGGAACCTGGATGCACTGATCGTGCGCAAGGAAGCCAAAGGCCATGGCACCGGAGCATGGCTGGAGGGACCGCTACCAGCCCCCGGATCTCTGATCACAGTTCTGGAAGACGTTGTGACCACTGGGGGGTCCTCCCTGAAGGCGGTCCGGCAGCTGCGCGACGCCGGCTACGGCGTGAACCGGGTCGTCACCATTGTCGACCGGGAAGAAGGGGGCGACGCCGCCATGGCCGCTGACGATCTGAAATTGATCAGCCTCTACAAACTGACTGAAATCGCCGCTTTCACACCGGGATGA
- a CDS encoding hemolysin family protein, which translates to MRLLLLAVLLVLPAFFAAAEVALLRLRPSRVEVLVEEEQAGARSIQRLQRRLRRALLVSQLGATLALVALGWAGRGLGGRLWSDGALGVAWRDTGLFLGIVLLATLVAGLLPKAWVLNRPESSALRLVPLLEVVMRCLAPLLNLLEALAGLLMRLLGLAPQWDVLVPALSAGELETLVESGRVTGLFPDEKSILEGVFALRDTQVREVMVPRSGMVTLPATVRFAEMMEAVHHTRHARFPVIGQSLDDVRGVLDLRQMAEPIARGQLQADSLLEPYLQPAVPVLETCTLAELLPMIRSGQPLLLVVDEHGGTEGLVTAADLTGEIVGDEDPGETDEPDLLEDKDCPGVWLVAGDLEIFELNRQLDLDLPEADDHHTLAGFLLERLQHIPSAGEALHFNGLQFEITAMAGPRIDRVRLVLPSPEDDSD; encoded by the coding sequence ATGCGGCTCCTCTTGCTGGCTGTCCTGCTGGTTCTGCCGGCCTTCTTCGCGGCCGCAGAGGTGGCTTTATTGCGGCTTCGCCCCAGCCGCGTCGAAGTGCTGGTGGAAGAAGAGCAGGCTGGCGCTCGTTCCATCCAGCGTCTGCAGCGACGCTTGCGGAGAGCGCTGCTGGTCTCCCAGCTGGGGGCCACTCTCGCTCTGGTGGCCCTGGGTTGGGCCGGCCGCGGTCTTGGGGGAAGGCTTTGGTCGGATGGGGCCCTGGGTGTGGCCTGGCGCGACACAGGGCTGTTCCTCGGCATCGTGCTGCTGGCCACGCTGGTGGCTGGTCTGTTGCCCAAGGCTTGGGTGCTGAACCGTCCGGAATCCTCGGCGCTTCGACTTGTGCCCCTGCTCGAGGTGGTGATGCGTTGTCTGGCACCGCTGCTCAACTTGCTTGAGGCCCTGGCGGGCCTGCTGATGCGTCTGCTTGGTTTGGCTCCCCAGTGGGATGTGTTGGTGCCAGCACTCTCTGCCGGTGAATTGGAAACCCTTGTGGAATCGGGGCGGGTCACGGGTTTGTTCCCCGATGAGAAAAGCATCCTTGAAGGTGTCTTCGCTCTGCGGGACACCCAGGTGCGGGAGGTGATGGTGCCGCGGTCCGGGATGGTCACGCTGCCGGCCACGGTCCGTTTCGCCGAAATGATGGAAGCCGTGCATCACACGCGTCACGCGCGGTTCCCTGTGATCGGCCAGTCGCTGGATGACGTGCGCGGTGTTCTGGATCTCCGCCAGATGGCCGAACCGATCGCAAGGGGGCAGCTCCAGGCCGATTCGCTGCTGGAGCCCTATCTCCAGCCTGCGGTGCCCGTGCTGGAGACTTGCACCTTGGCGGAGCTGCTGCCGATGATTCGCAGTGGCCAGCCGCTTCTGTTGGTGGTGGATGAGCACGGCGGTACTGAGGGGCTCGTGACAGCAGCAGATCTCACCGGAGAAATCGTTGGTGATGAGGATCCCGGCGAGACCGATGAGCCAGATCTGCTCGAGGACAAGGACTGCCCTGGTGTTTGGCTGGTGGCGGGAGATCTGGAGATCTTCGAGCTGAACCGTCAGCTGGACCTTGATCTGCCCGAGGCGGATGACCATCACACCCTTGCGGGTTTCCTGCTGGAGCGGCTTCAGCACATTCCATCCGCTGGGGAAGCGCTGCATTTCAACGGCCTGCAGTTCGAAATCACGGCCATGGCAGGGCCGCGGATTGACCGCGTCCGGCTCGTTCTTCCTAGTCCAGAGGATGATTCCGACTGA
- a CDS encoding Gfo/Idh/MocA family protein, whose translation MSPDPMVPVKVGVIGIGNMGWHHARVLSLLRDADLVGVADPDAERGQLATEQFGCRWFGDYHAMLSEVEAVCIAVPTLLHHPVGLACLRAGVHVLIEKPIAASQDEATALIEAATAAGRLLQVGHIERFNPAFRELTKVVANEEVVVLEGRRHSPHSDRANDVSVVLDLMIHDIDLVLELAKAPVVRLAAAGGRSAEGPIDYVNATLGFENGVVASLTASKMSHRKIRSLSAHCRSSLVETDFLNHTLHIHRRAHEWYSADHGELLYRNDGFIEEVSTTSIEPLYAELEHFLQCVRGRETPAVDGLQASRALKLADLIEQAVEHPDTGAPLPAPI comes from the coding sequence ATGTCTCCCGACCCCATGGTCCCAGTGAAGGTCGGGGTGATCGGAATCGGCAACATGGGTTGGCACCACGCTCGTGTGCTCAGCCTTCTGCGGGATGCCGACTTGGTGGGAGTTGCGGATCCCGATGCCGAGCGCGGACAGCTCGCTACGGAGCAATTCGGCTGTCGCTGGTTTGGGGATTACCACGCCATGCTTTCTGAGGTGGAGGCGGTCTGCATCGCTGTTCCCACCCTTCTGCATCACCCCGTCGGCCTGGCCTGTCTTCGAGCGGGTGTGCATGTTCTGATCGAAAAGCCGATCGCGGCGAGTCAAGACGAGGCCACCGCGCTGATCGAGGCTGCGACAGCAGCCGGTCGTCTGCTGCAGGTTGGTCACATTGAGCGGTTCAACCCCGCTTTTCGTGAACTCACCAAGGTGGTGGCCAACGAAGAAGTCGTGGTCCTCGAGGGGCGTCGCCACAGCCCCCATTCCGATCGAGCTAACGACGTCTCCGTGGTGCTGGATCTGATGATTCATGACATTGACCTTGTGCTGGAGCTGGCCAAGGCACCCGTTGTGAGGCTTGCTGCTGCCGGTGGTCGCAGTGCCGAGGGACCGATTGATTACGTCAATGCCACGCTGGGTTTTGAGAATGGTGTTGTGGCCAGCCTCACGGCGAGCAAGATGAGCCACCGCAAGATCCGCAGCCTTAGTGCGCACTGCCGCTCAAGCCTGGTGGAGACCGACTTCCTTAACCACACTCTGCACATCCATCGCCGTGCCCATGAGTGGTATTCCGCAGATCACGGTGAGCTGCTGTACCGCAATGACGGCTTCATCGAGGAGGTGAGCACCACGTCCATCGAACCGCTCTACGCCGAGCTTGAGCACTTTCTCCAGTGCGTGCGCGGCCGGGAAACCCCTGCTGTGGATGGTCTTCAGGCGTCGCGTGCACTCAAGCTGGCCGACCTGATCGAGCAGGCGGTCGAACACCCGGATACCGGGGCACCCTTGCCTGCACCGATCTGA
- a CDS encoding glycoside hydrolase family 15 protein, with amino-acid sequence MVVTTTENLPQKHATNLQRLDQSIQRVVLDRQDPISGLLPASTAHTIHGNYGDAWVRDCVYSVQCVWGLALAHRRQQGQTSRRSWELEQRVVALMRGLMRSMMRQAVKVERFKESLHPLDALHAKYDSCTGESVVADDAWGHLQLDATSLFLLQLAQLTKGGCAVVHSRDEVDFLQNLVHYISRAYRTPDYGIWERGDKGNHGLPERNASSIGMAKAALESLDGLDLYGPHGDGSCVLLIPQGAIVRLRRALQGLLPRESASKEADSACLSVIGYPAWAVEDAALVERTGRRIRRELGGAYGYKRFLRDGHQTVVEDVSRLHYEPEELAAFEGIESEWPLFLAFELVTACCEGRSDEAQRLHSQLKALAVEQDGERLYPELYQVPASAVNEERLNPGSQAREANTNLPLIWTQSLVWLGEMLLNDLIRPEDIDPCGRRDPKQLGAEAVLVAMAPETDAVRHALLAAEVPIDPTTVIPVLSSDELKQRLKAAGTNPRLELSGRPGHRVETEDTARVYRQDGSISVFTPSVLEDRSSYLADDPEELLESVVDELHLLQRHWRGAGLPLLVIPIRETALDQHRDVVLKLADQLGSGVIETIPVRLGRLSQLVDQGQEVQLPPLQQKPVPASDQPQHVLRDATDLRDLTAAEEQELDDTPLEQLSQRLWSSALLHEQAEVLELLQRRLGPQGLQLSPDGHPVALRKLLEEVYQRGLRCEDWNVVRRCAGAMGMVHPQLEDALTDLLVRQKQVVVGRNYTGDSRLRQPMDSAAIAERIETTSGIDGRERMLEQELLLALDSVARREPALLKGSLTLQLGQLMLLLTSELALEKSLSQDEAFEALCSEAPHAIRKRLRAVLGDVEHARAALQRGEQLHVSGRVQWSVPDPLEETPGGGDWLQHRIRLGSFQKVPRDFYAGIWALLQHCRGLVIGDKLERRNRLNSRLVLEKTPGERNFAAQVDHLLSRIKAPEYRQLCSECLLSLMAFVEANPEVRFEDDLALDVVIGHAVRVGWQQSHPSLSPENYPQQKAQAWGQFYRSSPGDCRRWQVTALRELAEQEGLV; translated from the coding sequence ATGGTTGTGACGACGACGGAAAACCTTCCGCAGAAGCACGCCACAAACCTTCAGCGTCTGGATCAATCGATCCAACGGGTCGTTCTCGATCGGCAGGACCCGATCAGCGGCCTGCTCCCCGCCAGCACCGCCCACACCATCCATGGCAACTATGGAGATGCCTGGGTGCGGGACTGCGTCTATTCGGTGCAGTGTGTTTGGGGACTGGCCCTGGCCCACCGCCGTCAACAGGGGCAAACCAGCCGACGATCCTGGGAACTGGAGCAGCGGGTGGTAGCCCTCATGCGCGGCCTGATGCGCTCGATGATGCGCCAAGCCGTGAAAGTGGAGCGCTTTAAGGAGAGCCTGCATCCCCTCGACGCGCTCCACGCCAAATACGACAGCTGCACCGGTGAATCGGTGGTGGCCGATGACGCCTGGGGCCATCTTCAACTGGATGCCACCTCTCTGTTCTTGCTGCAGCTGGCGCAGCTGACCAAGGGCGGTTGCGCCGTGGTGCACAGCCGTGACGAGGTGGATTTCCTCCAAAACCTCGTGCACTACATCTCCAGGGCGTACCGCACCCCCGATTACGGGATCTGGGAACGCGGTGACAAGGGAAACCATGGACTGCCGGAGCGCAATGCGAGCTCAATCGGCATGGCCAAGGCCGCCCTGGAATCGCTTGATGGGCTTGACCTCTACGGCCCCCATGGCGACGGCAGCTGCGTCCTGCTGATTCCTCAGGGGGCCATCGTGCGCCTGCGTCGCGCCCTGCAAGGACTCCTGCCACGGGAATCCGCCAGCAAGGAAGCAGACAGTGCCTGTCTCTCCGTGATTGGTTATCCCGCCTGGGCAGTGGAAGATGCTGCCCTGGTGGAGCGCACGGGCCGTCGCATTCGACGGGAACTGGGCGGGGCCTACGGCTACAAACGCTTCCTTCGGGATGGTCACCAGACGGTGGTGGAAGACGTCAGCCGCCTGCACTACGAACCTGAGGAGCTCGCCGCCTTTGAGGGGATCGAGTCGGAGTGGCCATTGTTTCTGGCCTTCGAATTGGTCACCGCATGCTGCGAAGGGCGCTCGGACGAGGCCCAGCGCTTGCACAGCCAGCTCAAGGCGCTGGCGGTCGAACAAGACGGCGAACGTCTCTACCCGGAGCTTTATCAAGTCCCTGCCAGTGCCGTCAACGAGGAACGGCTGAATCCAGGCAGCCAGGCCCGGGAAGCCAACACCAATCTGCCGCTGATCTGGACCCAAAGCCTCGTCTGGCTGGGGGAAATGCTGCTCAACGATCTGATCCGCCCCGAAGACATCGACCCCTGTGGGCGCAGGGATCCAAAGCAACTGGGCGCCGAGGCAGTTCTTGTGGCGATGGCTCCCGAGACGGATGCCGTGCGCCACGCACTACTGGCTGCAGAGGTGCCGATCGACCCAACCACGGTGATTCCCGTGCTGTCGTCTGACGAGCTGAAACAACGGCTGAAAGCGGCCGGCACCAATCCGCGGCTGGAGCTCAGCGGACGCCCTGGGCACCGCGTGGAAACTGAGGACACCGCTCGCGTCTACCGTCAAGACGGCTCTATCAGCGTGTTCACCCCGTCGGTTCTGGAGGACCGCAGCAGCTATCTGGCCGATGACCCTGAGGAGCTGCTGGAGAGCGTTGTGGACGAGCTGCATCTGCTGCAACGGCACTGGCGGGGTGCGGGACTGCCCCTTCTGGTCATTCCCATTCGTGAAACAGCCCTAGATCAGCACCGTGACGTCGTCCTCAAACTTGCCGATCAACTCGGCAGCGGCGTGATTGAAACCATCCCCGTCCGGTTGGGCCGCCTGAGTCAGCTGGTGGATCAGGGGCAAGAGGTCCAGCTCCCACCGCTTCAGCAGAAGCCCGTCCCGGCATCCGATCAACCCCAGCACGTTTTGCGCGACGCCACCGATCTTCGGGATCTGACTGCCGCTGAGGAGCAGGAGCTGGATGACACCCCACTCGAACAGTTGAGCCAGCGCCTCTGGAGCAGTGCGCTGCTGCATGAACAGGCCGAAGTACTCGAATTGCTGCAACGGCGTCTCGGCCCTCAGGGGTTACAACTCAGCCCCGATGGGCATCCGGTGGCCCTGCGCAAGCTGCTCGAAGAGGTGTATCAACGGGGCTTGCGTTGTGAAGACTGGAATGTGGTGCGGCGCTGTGCCGGCGCCATGGGCATGGTGCATCCCCAGCTGGAAGATGCCCTAACCGATCTTCTCGTCCGCCAGAAACAAGTGGTGGTGGGACGCAACTACACCGGCGACTCCAGGCTCCGTCAACCGATGGACAGCGCTGCCATCGCCGAACGGATTGAGACGACTAGCGGGATCGACGGTCGTGAACGCATGCTCGAGCAGGAACTCCTGCTGGCCCTCGACAGCGTGGCGCGGCGGGAGCCAGCCCTGCTCAAGGGCAGCCTCACCCTGCAGCTGGGGCAGCTGATGCTGCTGCTGACATCGGAACTGGCCCTAGAAAAAAGTCTGAGCCAGGACGAGGCCTTTGAAGCCCTCTGCAGCGAAGCACCCCACGCCATCCGCAAACGGTTGCGCGCCGTGCTCGGTGATGTGGAGCATGCGAGGGCCGCCCTGCAACGCGGCGAGCAGCTGCACGTAAGCGGCAGGGTGCAATGGTCCGTTCCCGACCCATTGGAGGAAACACCCGGGGGCGGTGACTGGCTTCAGCACCGCATCCGCCTGGGCTCATTCCAGAAAGTTCCCCGCGATTTCTATGCCGGTATCTGGGCCCTGCTGCAACACTGCCGCGGCCTGGTCATCGGCGACAAGCTGGAACGGCGCAATCGACTTAACAGCCGTCTCGTCCTCGAGAAAACACCCGGCGAACGCAATTTCGCCGCCCAAGTCGACCATCTGCTGAGTCGGATCAAAGCACCGGAATACCGGCAACTCTGCAGCGAATGCCTGCTCTCACTGATGGCCTTTGTCGAAGCCAATCCGGAGGTGCGCTTCGAGGATGACCTAGCCCTCGACGTGGTGATCGGTCATGCCGTCCGGGTGGGCTGGCAACAGAGTCATCCATCCCTCAGTCCTGAGAACTACCCGCAGCAGAAAGCCCAGGCCTGGGGGCAGTTCTATCGATCCTCTCCCGGTGACTGTCGGCGCTGGCAGGTCACGGCGTTGCGGGAGCTGGCCGAACAAGAAGGGCTGGTCTGA
- a CDS encoding WecB/TagA/CpsF family glycosyltransferase has protein sequence MDPVSTTPDDRRRCEVLGVPVDACRDVCAAALGLHARGGGRIVTLNAEMTMSARADASLGQAIGTADLVIPDGAGVVWALARQRIRVVKTAGIELAWTLLNYAAAHQWRVALVGASPEVMETLRADLPQRISGLNLALTVDGYQSPQAWPGIEAQLKTLKPDLVLVALGVPRQETWSERVASGQPGLWMGVGGSFDIWAGTKKRAPGWMCRMQLEWLYRLIQEPSRWRRMLSLPAFVMDVIRMG, from the coding sequence ATGGATCCTGTTAGCACCACTCCCGATGACCGTCGCCGCTGCGAGGTGCTCGGCGTGCCTGTGGATGCCTGCCGCGACGTCTGTGCTGCAGCTCTCGGCCTGCACGCTCGGGGAGGGGGACGCATCGTCACCCTCAATGCCGAGATGACGATGTCTGCTCGGGCGGATGCCTCTCTGGGGCAAGCGATCGGGACCGCTGATTTGGTGATTCCGGATGGGGCTGGAGTGGTCTGGGCTCTTGCGCGTCAGCGGATCCGTGTCGTCAAAACAGCAGGGATCGAGCTTGCCTGGACCTTGCTGAATTACGCAGCAGCCCATCAATGGCGAGTTGCTTTGGTGGGTGCTTCACCTGAAGTGATGGAGACGCTGCGGGCGGACTTGCCCCAGCGGATTAGCGGGCTCAATCTTGCCCTCACTGTGGATGGCTATCAATCACCGCAGGCCTGGCCCGGCATTGAGGCTCAGCTCAAGACATTGAAGCCGGATCTCGTTTTGGTGGCCCTGGGCGTGCCACGTCAGGAAACCTGGTCTGAGCGGGTTGCGTCCGGTCAGCCAGGGCTTTGGATGGGTGTTGGCGGCAGTTTTGATATCTGGGCCGGCACCAAAAAACGTGCCCCCGGATGGATGTGCCGGATGCAGCTGGAGTGGTTGTATCGACTCATCCAGGAACCCTCCCGTTGGCGACGCATGCTTTCGCTGCCGGCCTTCGTTATGGATGTGATTCGGATGGGTTGA
- a CDS encoding photosystem II reaction center protein K: MAAFTLDLLAQLPEAYQAFSPLIDILPLIPVFFLLLAFVWQASVGFR, translated from the coding sequence ATGGCCGCCTTTACCCTCGACCTGCTGGCACAGCTGCCCGAGGCCTATCAGGCCTTCTCTCCGCTGATCGACATCCTCCCGTTGATCCCGGTCTTCTTCCTGCTGCTTGCCTTTGTCTGGCAAGCCTCTGTGGGCTTCCGCTGA